Proteins encoded in a region of the Mycolicibacterium duvalii genome:
- a CDS encoding DUF4873 domain-containing protein has product MTTIVIGASRAIAGTLVADIAERCYDATTDMWTVRAADGDTVTARTVVDTRASFDHTVAVHGMPNYFRTPGPDVGLQTRFVARCLDLMARSEATRMEAKSRVRVRSWLPQPVAARFYLSGAAPAADDDVYDGPVAISLDGRDIAARARLTGNLAAIDGRYHWRGTLTGDLPDDLLRSRRVVSLSVAGHEVQARVVERTPWGSLTVAGDGAPPFADEIAKPRD; this is encoded by the coding sequence GTGACCACCATCGTGATCGGGGCAAGCCGTGCCATCGCCGGGACCCTGGTCGCCGACATCGCCGAACGCTGCTACGACGCCACCACCGACATGTGGACGGTGCGCGCGGCGGACGGTGACACGGTCACCGCCCGCACCGTGGTCGACACCCGGGCATCCTTCGATCACACCGTGGCCGTGCACGGGATGCCGAACTACTTCCGCACACCGGGCCCGGACGTGGGCTTGCAAACCCGTTTCGTAGCCCGCTGCCTCGATCTCATGGCCCGCTCCGAGGCGACGCGGATGGAAGCGAAATCGCGGGTCAGGGTGCGCTCATGGCTCCCCCAACCCGTGGCAGCGCGCTTCTACCTGAGCGGAGCGGCACCCGCCGCCGACGACGACGTGTACGACGGTCCCGTCGCCATTTCCCTCGACGGCCGCGACATTGCCGCACGTGCCAGACTCACCGGAAATCTGGCCGCGATCGACGGCCGATATCACTGGCGCGGAACCCTCACCGGCGACCTGCCGGACGACTTGCTTCGCAGCCGGCGGGTCGTGTCGCTGTCCGTTGCCGGACACGAGGTGCAGGCGCGCGTGGTCGAACGCACGCCGTGGGGCAGCCTCACCGTCGCCGGTGACGGCGCGCCCCCGTTCGCTGACGAAATCGCCAAACCTCGGGATTGA
- a CDS encoding AurF N-oxygenase family protein, translating to MTAAKTTREEFAERLLKGSVKKSYAPVVDIDWDAPLDPDKFFLPPQVVTLYGTPQWEAMSRREQIELSRQELVNILSAGIWFENILNQALLRDLMHKNPTAATTHYALTELGDETRHMVMFGKTIARIGGTPVRPRLFHRIVINSLPFVFRGDVLWGAALVGEEIFDALQRQILDDPDLQPIVSRLMRIHVTEEARHIQFARDGLRKSVPTMPRHRRFVLANLHGVGGPFYRMLFTLPIQYRRAGLDGRRMRAAARANPHFRASCVSSFASLAAFFDDVGLMGRIGRSLWRRAGFL from the coding sequence ATGACGGCAGCCAAGACGACCCGGGAGGAGTTCGCCGAGCGGCTCCTCAAGGGATCGGTCAAAAAGTCCTACGCACCGGTGGTCGACATCGACTGGGACGCGCCCCTGGATCCCGACAAGTTCTTCCTGCCCCCGCAGGTCGTCACGCTCTACGGCACTCCCCAATGGGAGGCCATGAGCCGTCGCGAGCAGATCGAACTCAGCCGCCAGGAACTGGTCAACATCCTCTCGGCCGGCATCTGGTTCGAGAACATTCTCAACCAGGCGTTGTTGCGGGATCTGATGCACAAGAACCCCACGGCCGCCACCACCCACTATGCGCTGACCGAACTGGGTGACGAGACCCGCCACATGGTCATGTTCGGCAAGACGATCGCTCGGATCGGCGGAACTCCGGTGCGTCCCAGGCTTTTCCATCGCATCGTCATCAATTCACTGCCGTTCGTGTTCCGCGGTGACGTGTTGTGGGGCGCCGCGCTGGTCGGCGAGGAGATCTTCGACGCGCTGCAGCGGCAGATCCTCGATGATCCCGACCTGCAGCCGATCGTCTCGCGGCTGATGCGTATCCACGTCACCGAGGAGGCGCGCCACATCCAGTTCGCGCGAGACGGCCTGCGCAAATCGGTGCCGACGATGCCGCGCCACCGCAGGTTCGTCCTCGCCAATCTGCACGGCGTCGGCGGGCCGTTCTACCGCATGTTGTTCACCCTGCCGATCCAGTACCGGCGCGCAGGTCTCGACGGGAGGCGGATGCGCGCCGCGGCACGGGCCAACCCCCACTTCCGGGCCAGCTGCGTATCGTCGTTCGCGTCGCTGGCAGCCTTCTTCGACGACGTCGGGCTGATGGGACGGATCGGCCGAAGCCTGTGGCGCAGGGCCGGATTCCTGTGA
- a CDS encoding phage holin family protein, giving the protein MTSFLLRAALTGLALWLVTLIVPGIAFVGGDTTLARVGVIFVVAVVFGLVNAVIKPIVQILSIPLYILTLGLFHVVINALMLWLTGWITEHTTGWGLAIDQFWWTAIWAAIVLSIVSWVLSLFVKAH; this is encoded by the coding sequence ATGACTTCTTTTCTGCTGCGCGCCGCGCTGACCGGTCTCGCGTTGTGGCTCGTCACGCTGATCGTGCCCGGTATCGCGTTCGTCGGCGGCGACACCACGCTCGCGCGCGTCGGCGTCATCTTCGTCGTCGCAGTGGTCTTCGGGCTGGTCAACGCGGTCATCAAGCCGATCGTGCAGATCCTGTCGATACCGCTCTACATCCTGACCCTGGGCCTGTTCCACGTCGTGATCAATGCGCTGATGCTGTGGCTCACCGGGTGGATCACCGAGCACACCACCGGGTGGGGGCTGGCCATCGACCAGTTCTGGTGGACGGCGATCTGGGCCGCGATCGTGTTGTCGATCGTCAGTTGGGTGCTGTCGCTGTTCGTCAAGGCACACTGA